A DNA window from Methanophagales archaeon contains the following coding sequences:
- a CDS encoding adenylyl-sulfate kinase yields SSIKMSWAIWITGLPGSGKTSIAQKVRDILVDAEVDVKVLELDEIRRFITPEPSYSEKEREIVYAALVYMAKLMVIECGKPVIIDATANRSRYRARARKSIPNFAEVYVKCSLETCMKRESTRIAVHAPAFIYKKAVDEGATVPGVNVPYEEPLNPEVIVDTERMSVEECVDKVKEFIEEKGWL; encoded by the coding sequence ATCAAGCATCAAGATGAGCTGGGCAATATGGATAACAGGTTTACCGGGTAGTGGTAAGACCTCAATAGCGCAGAAAGTGCGCGATATACTGGTAGACGCTGAAGTAGACGTGAAGGTGCTTGAGCTCGATGAGATAAGGCGATTTATAACACCAGAGCCATCATATTCGGAGAAAGAACGTGAGATTGTATATGCTGCTCTGGTTTATATGGCAAAGTTGATGGTGATTGAATGTGGTAAGCCGGTGATAATAGATGCCACGGCGAACAGGAGTAGATACCGAGCGAGAGCCCGTAAGAGCATCCCTAATTTCGCAGAAGTGTACGTGAAGTGCTCTCTGGAGACATGCATGAAGCGGGAGAGTACCAGGATAGCGGTACATGCACCTGCCTTCATCTATAAGAAGGCAGTGGATGAAGGAGCGACAGTACCAGGTGTAAATGTACCGTATGAAGAGCCTTTGAATCCTGAGGTTATTGTGGATACAGAGAGGATGTCCGTGGAAGAGTGTGTGGACAAAGTAAAAGAGTTTATAGAGGAAAAAGGCTGGTTGTAA